One window of the Hyperolius riggenbachi isolate aHypRig1 chromosome 5, aHypRig1.pri, whole genome shotgun sequence genome contains the following:
- the IKZF1 gene encoding DNA-binding protein Ikaros isoform X6: MAIGPRPGGHPVVKEEANHNEMAEDLSKLGSERSLVLDRLASNVAKRKSCMPQKFVGEKRLSDLPFDASANFEKESEIMQTHVMDQAINNAITYLGAESLRPLVQTPPGGPEVVQAINTMHVLHKPHSDIAFHPSLAAHESAVENLLLLSKVKSISSEKEASPSNSCQDSTDTESNNEERGGLIYLTNHMTPHPRNGISHKESKPFDMFRATSDNSQDAFKVISSNGELLKVHKCEHCRVLFLDHVMYTIHMGCHGFRDPFECNMCGYQSQDRYEFSSHMTRGEHRFNMG, translated from the exons ATGGCGATAGGACCCCGACCCGGTGGACATCCAG TAGTAAAAGAAGAAGCAAACCACAATGAAATGGCAGAAGATCTATCCAAGCTTGGTTCTGAGCGATCTCTTGTGCTGGACAGACTTGCAAGTAACGTTGCCAAACGTAAGAGCTGTATGCCTCAGAAATTTGTTG GGGAGAAGCGGCTATCAGACCTCCCTTTTGATGCCAGTGCTAATTTTGAGAAGGAGAGTGAAATTATGCAGACACATGTTATGGATCAAGCAATTAACAATGCTATCACATACCTTGGAGCAGAATCTTTGCGTCCACTTGTGCAGACCCCTCCAGGTGGTCCTGAAGTTGTCCAAGCTATAAATACAATGCATGTATTGCATAAACCCCACTCTGATATTGCCTTTCATCCCAGCCTAGCAGCCCATGAAAGTGCAGTGGAAAACTTACTGCTGCTTTCTAAAGTTAAATCCATCTCTTCTGAAAAGGAGGCATCCCCAAGCAACAGCTGCCAAGATTCCACGGACACTGAAAGCAACAATGAGGAAAGGGGAGGTCTTATATATCTCACTAATCACATGACCCCTCATCCCAGAAATGGTATATCTCATAAAGAAAGCAAGCCATTTGATATGTTTAGAGCAACCAGTGACAATTCACAAGATGCTTTCAAGGTGATTAGCAGCAATGGAGAACTACTTAAAGTCCACAAGTGTGAGCATTGCCGGGTTCTCTTCTTGGATCATGTGATGTACACCATTCACATGGGTTGTCATGGCTTCCGTGATCCATTTGAGTGCAACATGTGTGGATATCAGAGCCAGGACAGGTATGAATTTTCATCACATATGACCCGAGGGGAACATCGTTTCAACATGGGTTGA